Proteins co-encoded in one Pseudophryne corroboree isolate aPseCor3 chromosome 1, aPseCor3.hap2, whole genome shotgun sequence genomic window:
- the LOC134945269 gene encoding TOG array regulator of axonemal microtubules protein 1-like codes for MFPPIKPNVHRMLSAARGKYKFPWELPGEAADVFPGTRTYVQLPAIPEVPHKHYGRCPGAEGRNSACYNIQLPKLSEIYSPAVIRPSGQMEMECIKPAPPKTKAAKHPPQRSSKVRRSASHCPEATRPSVPRELPSSVPSLGDALNLLCNNDWEKKIEGINMVRSLSASHPSVILESLHALIVGLTVEVKNLSSKVSRAAIGCLAAMFVHQGKNMDREVERCALVLLSRAGDSNLFIREEVDKALQATVENVTPIRALTSLINGGLSHLNAAIRSCAAKHMCHLVERLGQRCVLCGQGAITARAIPAIARCVQDSSQDTRFYGRKMLNYLRSHPDFEKALHTYVPSRELQCIKDILKRL; via the exons ATGTTTCCCCCAATTAAGCCGAATGTTCACAGGATGTTGAGTGCTGCCAGGGGGAAATATAAATTTCCCTGGGAACTTCCAGGAGAGGCAGCTGATGTCTTTCCAGGCACTCGGACCTATGTCCAG CTGCCCGCAATTCCTGAGGTTCCCCATAAACATTATGGAAGATGTCCAGGCGCTGAAGGCCGGAATTCGGCCTGTTATAACATCCAACTGCCTAAATTGTCTG AGATATATAGTCCAGCAGTTATAAGACCATCAGGACAGATGGAGATGGAGTGTATCAAACCTGCACCTCCAAAGACTAAGGCGGCCAAACACC CACCACAACGCTCCAGCAAAGTCCGCCGGTCCGCTAGTCACTGCCCGGAGGCCACTCGCCCATCTGTGCCCAGAGAGCTGCCCAGTTCGGTCCCATCTCTTGGTGATGCACTAAATTTACTGTGTAACAATGACTG GGAGAAAAAGATTGAGGGCATCAACATGGTGCGGTCCCTGTCCGCGTCCCATCCCTCAGTCATCCTGGAGAGTCTTCATGCCCTCATTGTTGGACTGACCGTAGAG GTGAAGAACTTGTCCTCCAAAGTCTCCCGAGCAGCTATTGGGTGTTTAGCTGCCAtgtttgtacaccaggggaagaacATGGACAGGGAAGTGGAGCGCTGCGCACTTGTCCTCCTATCCAGGGCGGGAGACTCCAACCTCTTCATACGGGaggaggtggacaaggcgctacagGCCACGGTCGAGAATGTGACACCAATACGAGCTCTCACGTCCCTTATAAATGGAGGACTAAG CCATTTGAACGCTGCCATCAGGAGTTGTGCAGCCAAACACATGTGTCATCTGGTGGAGAGACTGGGACAGAGGTGCGTTCTATGTGGGCAAGGGGCCATCACCGCAAGAGCTATCCCCGCAATAGCACGGTGTGTCCAGGATAGCTCTCAGGACACCAG GTTCTATGGCAGAAAGATGCTTAACTACCTGAGATCTCATCCGGACTTTGAGAAAGCCCTGCACACATATGTCCCAAGCAGGGAGCTGCAGTGTATAAAAGATATATTAAAACGTCTGTAA